A portion of the Nyctibius grandis isolate bNycGra1 chromosome 31, bNycGra1.pri, whole genome shotgun sequence genome contains these proteins:
- the MEF2B gene encoding myocyte-specific enhancer factor 2B, whose amino-acid sequence MGRKKIQISRILDQRNRQVTFTKRKFGLMKKAYELSVLCDCEIALIIFNSTNRLFQYASTDMDKVLLKYTEYSEPHESRTNSDILETLKRKGLGLESHELELDEGPDPGEKARRLGEGMDLSVARPRFYSPAPLPEAPYGTSPPATDGSLGTTSGSPQSQGRPLAFKPAAPKPPGRSPGPLPPGMGYPLFPAGSLSRALATKTPPPLYLGAEGRRGEAHGSLASGRSGGSAVRPLYPALQTLSPVLAPSSASVPSHGLTAFPFLAPAQAEFGAGEAPQPPGYLQPGPTAWQHPRDVAALGVSSRIVPTEEPPSAPAASPQHPAISIKSERVSPGLGCPPQPPLASLASLSEASRGPTDLQPRDDYAKGYPYPLAPPRAPAEEQRAPGPPRRAQAMDAWQR is encoded by the exons ATGGGCcggaaaaaaatacagatcagCCGAATCCTGGATCAGCGGAACCGGCAG GTGACCTTTACCAAGCGGAAGTTCGGGCTGATGAAGAAGGCGTACGAGCTGAGCGTCCTGTGCGACTGCGAGATCGCCCTCATCATCTTCAACAGCACCAACCGCCTCTTCCAGTACGCCAGCACCGACATGGACAAGGTGCTGCTCAAGTACACGGAGTACAGCGAGCCCCACGAGAGCCGCACCAACTCCGACATCCTCGAG ACGCTCAAGCGcaaggggctggggctggagagccACGAGCTGGAGCTGGACGAGGGGCCGGATCCTGGGGAGAAGGCGCGAAGGCTGGGCGAGGGCATGGACCTGTCGGTGGCACGGCCAAGGTTTTAC AGCCCAGCGCCGCTGCCCGAGGCACCCTACGGCACCTCCCCGCCGGCCACCGACGGGTCCCTGGGCACCACCAGCGGCTCCCCGCAGAGCCAGGGTCGCCCACTCGCCTTCAAGCCGGCAGCGCCGAAGCCACCGGGACGCTCGCCGGGACCCCTGCCCCCAG GTATGGGCTACCCCCTCTTCCCCGCCGGCAGCCTGAGCCGAGCCCTGGCCACCAAGACGCCCCCACCGCTGTACCTGGGGGCCGAGGGCCGGCGTGGCGAAGCCCACGGCAGCTTGGCGAGCGGCCGGAGCGGTGGCAGCGCGGTG CGCCCGCTGTACCCCGCTCTGCAGACCCTGAGCCCCGTGCTCGCCCCGAGCAGTGCCAGCGTCCCCAGCCACGGCCTCACCGCCTTCCCCTTCCTCGCCCCGGCCCAAGCGG AGTTCGGGGCTGGCgaggccccgcagccccccggctaCCTGCAGCCCGGCCCCACGGCGTGGCAGCACCCCCGGGACGTGGCAGCGCTGGG ggTCAGCAGCCGGATCGTCCCCACTGAGGAGCCACCCtcggcccccgccgcctccccgcagCACCCAGCCATCAGCATCAAGTCGGAGCGGGtctccccggggctgggctgccccccgcagccccccctgGCCAGCCTGGCCTCCCTGAGCGAAGCCTCCCGAGGCCCCACAGACCTCCAGCCGCGGGACGACTACGCCAAGGGCTACCCCTACCCCCTGGCACCCCCCCGGGCGCCGGCGGAGGAGCAGCGGGCCCCCGGCCCCCCACGGCGGGCGCAGGCCATGGACGCTTGGCAGAGATAG
- the TMEM221 gene encoding transmembrane protein 221: MPAAYPQRSLTVLLLFGTLAAAMALLASSLIFQLPTGRAGPAPGAAPGAGRGALPEPAAAVLLPVSAVLAALCLVLNVSCLLLCLLHGYFSTELCRGQPGPERAEWFLLDSRTVRHAAIGLFCCGVSVYLTALAIYMLLLFELEAGIASACILSSGVIVLLIAVTHALVRASQVSRRSRSEVSHTLYENDSAQHGESSTSDLNNKNVAAPRPEIHREFSFPPFLERKSQLGSPASSNLTSSGSPGPHSEKESYNPPRRHRTLSAESGLLLAQGKPWHGVTQEMRNVLSRKPGASGKDSTLV, encoded by the exons ATGCCCGCCGCCTACCCGCAGCGATCCCTGACGGTGCTGCTGCTCTTCGGTACACTGGCCGCCGCCATGGCCCTGCTCGCCTCCAGCCTCATCTTCCAGCTGCCGACGGGAcgggccggccccgctcccggtgCCGCTCCCGGTGCCGGCCGGGGGGCTCTGCCGGAGCCGGCGGCCGCCGTGCTGCTCCCGGTGTCGGCCGTGCTGGCCGCGCTCTGCCTGGTGCTCAACGTgagctgcctcctgctctgcctcctccacGGCTACTTCAGCACGGAGCTGTGCCGGGGCCAGCCCGGGCCCGAGCG GGCAGAGTGGTTCCTTCTGGACAGCCGGACGGTTCGCCACGCTGCCATCGGCTTGTTCTGCTGCGGGGTCTCAGTCTACCTGACAG ctCTCGCCATCtacatgctgctgctgtttgagcTGGAGGCCGGCATTGCCAGCGCTTGCATCCTCTCCTCCGGCGTCATCGTCCTGCTGATCGCGGTGACACACGCCCTGGTACGGGCTTCCCAGGTCTCGCGCCGCAGCCGCTCCGAGGTCTCTCACACCCTGTACGAGAACGACTCTGCCCAGCACGGCGAATCCTCCACCAGCGACCTCAACAACAAGAACGTGGCTGCGCCCCGGCCCGAGATCCACCGGgagttttccttccctcctttcctgGAGCGTAAATCCCAGCTGGGCTCTCCGGCCAGCAGCAACCTCACCTCCTCGGGCAGCCCAGGGCCTCACTCCGAGAAGGAGAGCTACAACCCGCCCCGGAGGCACAGGACGCTGTCGGCAGAgtcggggctgctgctggcacagggcaAGCCCTGGCACGGCGTCACGCAGGAGATGAGGAACGTGCTGTCACGCAAACCTGGAGCCTCGGGCAAGGACTCGACTCTGGTGTGA